The genome window gaagttggaggtggaagtttagaaatcacctcaatctttgccttgtcaacttcaattccattctttgagattttgtggccaaggacaatgccttcctcgaccatgaaaagacacttctcccaatttagcaccaaatttatttcttcacatcttgccaacactttatctaaatttgcaagacaatcatcaaaagaatctccaactaccgagaagtcatccatgaaaacttcaaggtagtcctccaccgtGTCCGTGAAGATAggcatcatacacctttgaaaagtcgtcggtgcattgcacaaaccaaatggcatccgcttgaaggcgaaagtaccatagggacatgtaaagattattttctcttgatcctctggagcaataaggatttgattatagcccgaatacccatcaagaaagcaatagaaagcacgaccggccgacctatcaagcatttggtctaggaaaggaagtggaaaatgatccttccttgtgactttgttgagcttgcgatagtccatacacactctccaaccgatcaccgttcttgtaggaatcagctcattcttgtcattggtgaccaccgtcatgcccccttatttgggacacattgaaccggagaagtccacgaactatcggaaatggggtagacaaccccgccATCCAATCACTTGATAGTCTCCTTTTTGATAACTTCTTGCATAgactcattgagtctcctttgatattCAATAGATTGTTTGGCACCTTCCTCaaagttgatcttatgcatgcaaaatgtggacttatcccccgaatatctgccaatgtccacccaatagccttcttcctctttagtagcaccgccaatgtagaatctacctgcacgttagttaaacaagaggaaataataaccggtaaagtagaacaagggccaagaaatttataccgaagatgtggaggcaatggctttaactccaaggtaggaggctcttcaatagaaggctttgtaggaggagttttcctattttcaagatccaaagatagttttcggggtgcataatTGCACGACcctattccttgcaaagagttcacacattccatgaagccatccatctcgtcatcatcaaagttgagtaaGACggctccaacatatcaccaacattgattgtggcacttgcatcatcaacaataacatcggtcaccaagtccacaaaataacacacctcgttgctatttggttgccgcatagacttgcacacatggaatGCCACTTTTTCATCTCCTacccgaaaagtgagttctccgacttcaacatcacaaagagtcTTCCTTGTAGCAAGGAAGGGTATTCCAAGAAaaatcggcacctcataatcaacttcacaatctagaatgacaaaatcagccggaagaatgaatttatcaacacgaaccaagacatcttcaatcactcccaaaggtctcttcatggtCTGATCAGCCATTTGCAAtatcatagaggtgggtcttggttgccctattcccaaggtcttgaaaaccaaatagggcatcaaattgatactcaccCCAAGCTtataaagagctttagcaaactctgCACTTTTaattgtacaaggaattgtgaaagcaccgggatcttccaacttaggatcTATTGAATACACAATTGCATTCACTTGATgcgtgactttgatagtttcaaaattcattgaccgcttcttcgtcacgagatccttcataaacttcgCATAACCAGGTATTTGTTCCAATGCTTCAACTAATGGAACATtaattgagagactcttcatcatttgaatgaactttttgaattgattctcgctaTTTTGTTTGGCAagactttgagggtatggaggtggaggcttaggcaatggtggcCTTAGCATTTTAcactaccggctccggtatgtcaataatgtgatccctagatgggttcacctcctcttgagtctcttccacactatcatcaatatcaattcgaaCTTCATCATTCGCTTGCATCACATTGTTTGGGACCTtctcttcttgtaccacttgctcatcatccacaattttcttttgacttgaggtggatgcattcccacctcttccacttcttgttgTAACGGCCATGGAATGCCCCGTATTGTTTTCACCCTTTGGATTTACCACCGTGTCaattggtagtgcccccttaggaccggaatttagagcttga of Nicotiana tomentosiformis chromosome 7, ASM39032v3, whole genome shotgun sequence contains these proteins:
- the LOC138895787 gene encoding uncharacterized protein, which gives rise to MLRPPLPKPPPPYPQSLAKQNSENQFKKFIQMMKSLSINVPLVEALEQIPGYAKFMKDLVTKKRSMNFETIKVTHQVNAIVYSIDPKLEDPGAFTIPCTIKSAEFAKALYKLGVSINLMPYLVFKTLGIGQPRPTSMILQMADQTMKRPLGVIEDVLVRVDKFILPADFVILDCEVDYEVPIFLGIPFLATRKTLCDVEVGELTFRVGDEKVAFHVCKSMRQPNSNEVCYFVDLVTDVIVDDASATINVGDMLEPSYSTLMMTRWMASWNV